One Dictyostelium discoideum AX4 chromosome 3 chromosome, whole genome shotgun sequence genomic region harbors:
- the gacQ gene encoding RhoGAP domain-containing protein, which translates to MKFGKKKEKENLENIEKDKDRDKEKEIKEKEKKDKKSKDKKKNQEIEKDNNINNNNNNNNVKKVFGGSLPFLFEEELPTILVQTIDYLQLFGLQTPGIFRENGSLASIQSYRSLYDNDKPVNFPPHEAHVVASLLKAYLRELKVPLCTFEHYDMFIACESIADEKVKVELLKKVIAHLPPFNRKVMKYIFSFLQKVVENSNVNKMTPDALSIVFLPTILRPQANTDLEILQFTVEDSKSTKTLMSSILLNYDEIFEDPNLFQPRTRQARAQTDFVSPPSSQNSTSSSSYLSSKNPISPRSPIGSSPNFTTASILSALPPPPISPILSSNTTNTTLPPPIITSSIDDNNEPSLSPRIITTTTTTTPSPQPTTTTTTHRLPPSNPIPPTPTSNSQSQLYPNLPPPSSDPIIKSTTTPTLNSQSQSQLYPNLPPPLPDKNKCKLLPITPITTNESNTLQPTTPTSTNIPPLSIPPQIGGNSDSNPISPTKNQSQLPILPPKPPSLTLPPKPIPKIPTILEYENNVRQRSNTTMV; encoded by the exons atgaaatttggtaaaaaaaaagaaaaagagaatttagaaaatatagaaaaagataaagatagggataaagaaaaagaaattaaagaaaaagaaaaaaaagataaaaaatcaaaagataaaaaaaagaatcaagAAATAGagaaagataataatataaataataataataataataataatgttaaaaaagtttttggtGGTAgtttaccatttttatttgaagagGAATTACCAACCATTTTAGTACAAACCATTGATTATCTACAACTATTTGGGTTACAAACCCCAGGTATTTTTAGAGAAAATGGCTCATTAGCATCAATTCAAAGCTATAGATCTCTctatgataatgataaaccTGTAAATTTTCCACCCCATGAAGCTCATGTTGTAGCATCACTTTTAAAAGCATACTTGAGGGAATTAAAAGTTCCTCTTTGTACTTTTGAACATTATGATATGTTTATTGCTTGTGAAT cTATAGCAGATGAAAAAGTTAAAGTTGAATTacttaaaaaagttattgcACATTTACCACCATTTAATAGAAAAGTTAtgaaatatatatttagttTCCTTCAAAAAGTtgttgaaaattcaaatgtaaataaaatgacaCCTGATGCAT TGTCTATAGTATTTTTACCAACAATATTAAGACCACAAGCAAATACAGATTTagaaattttacaatttacaGTTGAAGATTCAAAATCTACTAAAACATTAATGTCaagtattttattaaattatgatGAAATCTTTGAGGATCCAAATTTATTTCAACCAAGAACTAGACAAGCAAGAGCACAAACTGATTTCGTTTCGCCACCATCTTCTCAaaattcaacatcatcatcttcttatTTATCTAGTAAAAATCCAATTAGTCCAAGATCTCCAATTGGATCTTCACCAAATTTCACTACAGCTAGTATTTTATCTGCGTTACCTCCACCACCAATTTCACCTATTTTATCATCAAacacaacaaatacaactttaccaccaccaataataacttcatcaattgatgataataatgaaccaTCACTGTCACCAagaataataacaacaacaacaacaacaactccCTCACcacaaccaacaacaacaacaacaacccaTCGTTTACCACCATCAAATCCAATACCACCAACACCTACTTCAAATAGTCAATCACAATTATATCCaaatttaccaccaccatcatcagatccaataataaaatcaacaacaacacctaCTTTAAATAGTCAAAGTCAATCACAATTATATCCaaatttaccaccaccattacctgataaaaataaatgtaaacTTTTACCAATAACACCAATAACAACTAATGAATCAAATACATTACAACCTACAACGCCAACATCAACCAATATACCACCTTTATCAATACCACCACAAATTGGTGGTAATAGTGATTCAAATCCAATTTCACCAACTAAAAATCAAAGtcaattaccaattttaCCACCAAAACCACCCTCATTAACTTTACCACCAAAACCAATCCCAAAAATTCCAACAATTCTtgaatatgaaaataatgttaGACAACGTTCAAATACAACAatggtttaa
- the mbtps1 gene encoding membrane-bound transcription factor peptidase, site 1, whose amino-acid sequence MITIINYKWFFTITFILIFLYSDSLNIFNNKNNNNNNLNSNSKNVVVAYNNNNNSNNNNNNNNDNNNNNNFVNFKEYNNCSTTTIIKTSTNVSPLLINDNEFKNKNKNNLVKEYIIMFKKYIDQKEHQSYLNEILNRNEKKIKQSIKNQNQLIDWKIIPRNNPASKYPSDFALVEITSNKQSSLDPILKILSQDSNIKHIFPERKIHESMLKKWQTSSEDDNINNNNNNNNNNNNENEDDENNNNKNDNEINDNLKMYGRIHQEIPEEMIDLEMNGRDYNQSVGRKLKSINDHIQITDLFNVRKLWNQGFTGRGTKVAVFDTGLAKDHPHFSNVVEITDWAREKVENKKKSNTDTIGHGTFVTGIIASSSEKCMGFAPDAEIYIYRVFNSEKVSFTSWFIDAFNHVILTKVDVLNLSIGGPDFMDKPFVEKVWEVSANKIIVVSAIGNDGPLYGTLNNPADQSDVIGVGGIDYNDQLASFSSRGMTTWELPHGYGRVKPDIVAYGSGVYGSPLNGHDDNCKALSGTSVSSPVVSGAIALLISTVKDKSIINPSSMKQVLIESAEKIKNAGIFEQGNGKLNVLGAKSLLDHYRPKITISPSQLDFLPTNKDTCPYLWPYCTQKLYHTSMPIIVNATILNGISVSGEIVNTYWNASRNGHHLKVDFSYQSTIWPWTGHLGIFFTVPEESQSFNGVAEGSVEVIIAIDNNNNNNINNNNIKSTLSRNYYTIQLPVRVQIIPKPPRERRILWDQFHNLRYPLGFFPRDSLETKNEPFDWNGDHIHTNFRKLYGKLTQLGYFVEVIGSPLTCFNPSNYGTLMIIDPEEEFLPSEIKKIEEDVRNHGLNLIVFADWYNTEVMKLIEFHDDNTQQLWSPATGGSNVPALNDFLSVFGIYFGDSIYNGEFSVGNKVSTFSSGTSIIGFPAGGKILEASLVDQTRLITKGRTSQSKVPVLGFFQPTTLENEHSSDSSDSTNDSNSTIISKRILKNNNNIESSINNNDDESTQDSSDNSIVDNTSSSTSSSSSTNSNSDSNNSNSNNNNSNSDNNNKKNKEKKEDNSIYSSGNIVVFGDSNCLDESPNKDKNRLDCFWLIEDILSVLKEGSPSITNYFPTIGTLHRPLLPISKSLKQLELPSRTTDSGSIKEMKKFSKIVSKPESVMLAQTCGNQIYPNQFPDPQWPNLEKYLNITWEQRDKVIPPLTVPNTRGSDRYPNETDSSQLAITGYIAICAVVILIIVLFFKDKSRKQIINNNNNNNPNNNNPNNNMNNINNINNNNNNNNGLNNNINNNSNNNINNNGNSLINSIAPSLTSNIPYSVLKFSPNLKSEKPIEATV is encoded by the coding sequence atgattacaataataaactataaatggttttttaccataacatttattttaatttttttatatagtgatagtttaaatatttttaataataaaaataataataataataatttaaatagtaatagtaaaaatgTAGTAGTAgcttataataataataataatagtaataataataataataacaataatgataataataataataataattttgtaaattttaaagaatataataattgttcaacaacaacaataataaaaacatcaacaaatgtatcaccattattaataaatgataatgaatttaaaaataaaaataaaaataatttagtaaaagaatatataataatgttTAAAAAGTATATTGATCAAAAAGAGCATCAAtcttatttaaatgaaattcttaatagaaatgaaaaaaagataaaacaaagtataaaaaatcaaaatcaattaattgattggaAAATTATACCAAGAAATAATCCAGCTTCAAAATATCCATCTGATTTTGCATTAGTAGAAATCACAAGTAATAAACAATCATCATTAgatccaattttaaaaattctatcacaagattcaaatattaaacatATATTTCCAGAAAGAAAAATTCATGAAtcaatgttaaaaaaatggCAAACAAGTagtgaagatgataatattaataataataataataataataataataataataatgaaaatgaagatgatgaaaataataataataaaaatgataatgaaattaatgataatttaaaaatgtatgGTAGAATTCATCAAGAGATACCAGAAGAAATGATTGATTTAGAGATGAATGGTAGAGATTATAATCAAAGTGTTGGTAGAAAATTGAAATCGATTAATGATCATATACAGATTACGGATTTGTTTAATGTGAGGAAATTGTGGAATCAAGGATTCACAGGTAGAGGTACAAAAGTTGCAGTATTTGATACAGGTTTGGCAAAGGATCATCCTCATTTTTCAAATGTTGTAGAGATAACCGATTGGGCACgtgaaaaagttgaaaataagaaaaagaGTAATACTGATACCATTGGTCATGGTACATTTGTTACGGGTATAATTGCAAGTTCCTCAGAGAAATGTATGGGTTTTGCACCAGATGCAGAGATTTATATCTATAGGGTTTTCAATTCTGAGAAGGTTTCATTCACAAGTTGGTTCATTGATGCCTTCAATCATGTGATTCTAACCAAAGTTGACGTATTGAATCTTTCAATTGGTGGACCTGATTTCATGGATAAACCATTTGTTGAAAAGGTGTGGGAAGTGTCTGCAAATAAGATCATTGTGGTTTCGGCCATTGGCAATGACGGTCCGTTGTATGGTACTTTAAATAACCCAGCCGACCAATCCGATGTGATTGGTGTGGGTGGTATAGATTACAACGACCAATTGGCATCATTCTCTAGCAGAGGTATGACCACATGGGAACTACCACATGGATATGGTAGGGTTAAACCAGACATCGTGGCCTATGGATCGGGTGTTTACGGCTCGCCATTGAATGGTCATGATGATAATTGTAAAGCATTATCGGGCACTTCAGTCTCTTCACCAGTGGTGAGTGGTGCCATTGCATTGCTAATCTCAACTGTGAAGGATAAAAGCATTATCAACCCCTCCTCAATGAAGCAAGTTCTCATTGAAAGTgctgaaaaaattaaaaatgcaGGTATTTTCGAACAGGGTAATGGCAAATTGAACGTATTGGGTGCAAAGAGCCTATTGGATCATTACAGACCCAAGATAACCATATCACCATCACAATTGGATTTCTTACCAACTAATAAAGATACATGTCCATACCTCTGGCCTTATTGTACTCAAAAACTTTATCATACCTCAATGCCAATCATTGTGAATGCTACCATTCTAAATGGTATTAGTGTAAGTGGTGAAATTGTAAACACCTATTGGAATGCCTCTAGAAATGGTCATCATTTAAAAGTTGACTTTTCTTATCAATCAACCATTTGGCCATGGACTGGTCATTTAGGTATTTTCTTTACTGTACCTGAAGAATCACAATCATTTAATGGTGTTGCTGAAGGTTCTGTTGAAGTTATAATtgcaattgataataataataataataatatcaacaataataatattaaatcaacattATCTAGAAATTATTATACAATACAATTACCTGTACGTGTTCAAATTATACCAAAACCACCAAGAGAACGTCGTATACTTTGGGATCAATTTCATAATCTACGTTATCCATTAGGATTTTTCCCACGTGATTCATTGGAAACAAAGAATGAACCATTCGATTGGAATGGTGATCATATTCATACCAATTTTAGAAAACTTTATGGAAAGTTAACACAATTGGGTTACTTTGTAGAGGTGATTGGCTCACCATTGACTTGTTTCAATCCATCAAACTATGGTACATTGATGATCATTGACCCAGAGGAAGAGTTTTTACCAtcagaaattaaaaagattgaaGAGGATGTTAGAAATCATGGtttgaatttaatagttttCGCAGATTGGTATAATACCGAggtgatgaaattaattgaatttcatGATGATAATACTCAACAATTATGGTCACCCGCTACTGGTGGTTCAAATGTACCAGCTCTCAATGATTTCCTATCAGTGTTTGGAATTTATTTTGGTGATAGTATTTACAATGGTGAATTCTCTGTAGGTAATAAAGTTTCAACATTTTCATCAGGTACCTCTATCATTGGTTTCCCTGCTGGTGGTAAAATTTTAGAAGCTTCATTAGTAGATCAAACTCGTCTCATCACTAAAGGTAGAACTTCACAATCAAAAGTACCTGTATTAGGTTTCTTTCAACCAACAACTTTAGAAAATGAACATAGTTCTGATAGTTCTGATTCAACTaatgattcaaattcaactataatttcaaaaagaattttaaaaaataataataatattgaatcaagtattaataataatgatgatgaatcaaCTCAAGATAGTTCTGATAATAGTATTGTTGATAATACTAGTAGTAGTactagtagtagtagtagtaccAACAGTAATagtgatagtaataatagcaatagtaataataataatagtaatagtgataataataataaaaagaataaagaaaaaaaagaagataattcaatttattcaaGTGGTAATATTGTTGTATTTGGTGATTCAAATTGTTTAGATGAATCACCAAATAAGGATAAGAATAGGTTAGATTGTTTTTGGTTAATTGAAGATATTTTATCAGTATTGAAAGAGGGTAGTCCTTCAATTACCAATTATTTCCCAACCATTGGCACATTACATAGACCGttattaccaatttcaaaatcattaaaacaattgGAACTACCAAGTAGAACAACCGATAGTGGTTCAATTAAAGAGATGAAAAAGTTTTCCAAGATCGTTAGTAAACCTGAATCGGTCATGTTGGCTCAAACTTGTGGTAATCAAATCTATCCAAATCAATTCCCTGATCCACAATGGCCCAATTTAGAGAAATACTTAAATATCACATGGGAACAACGTGATAAAGTTATTCCACCTCTAACCGTACCAAATACTCGTGGTAGTGATCGTTATCCAAATGAAACCGATTCTTCACAATTAGCTATCACTGGTTATATTGCAATTTGTGCTGTTGTCATTTTAATTATcgttttattctttaaagataaatcaagaaaacaaattattaataataataataataataatcctaataataataatcctaataataatatgaataatatcaataatatcaataataataataataataataatggtctaaataataatatcaataataatagtaataataatatcaataataatggtaatagttTAATTAATAGTATTGCACCAAGTTTAACCTCAAATATTCCTTATTCAGTTTTAAAATTCTCGCCAAATTTAAAGTCTGAGAAACCAATTGAAGCAACcgtttaa
- a CDS encoding hypothetical protein (Group-specific antigen), which yields MLFKGDRWAISKERSRRDYEIGGLELWNMATRSNAQKAWIYEQYLREKDDQNCPPHMEVWKSEKENSLSRIHIKCWKAWKLLHHPRERITLKLNQVKPKYENKQKLKVIYRNMMDIKYKGWNKHQPTTGQKLIQKNINHPILPFREARSITTIKGRDLAWRYLLKALPKHHGENCHSCKEEESSMHIFFECKSIKQNIDSIYQKVCKDSNNTYHGPWSEKVLGKLLTPFSSNLIGAIMESIWYRRNQIKFNDNTTIITETQIIHKIKKARDAEWDRTRKIVEKQLRQELRCTDNRESINRTASIKRRLEKFSHNWNSKLMPINIPEHFIPYCSYNTNYS from the coding sequence ATGTTATTCAAAGGGGACAGGTGGGCTATCTCAAAAGAAAGGAGCAGAAGAGACTATGAAATTGGAGGCCTGGAACTCTGGAATATGGCAACCAGATCCAATGCCCAGAAAGCATGGATATACGAACAATACCTCAGAGAAAAAGACGACCAGAACTGCCCTCCACATATGGAAGTCTGGAAGTCGGAAAAAGAAAACTCACTATCAAGGATTCACATCAAATGCTGGAAAGCCTGGAAGTTGTTGCACCACCCAAGAGAGCGAATAACTCTCAAACTAAACCAAGTCAAACCCAAATAcgaaaacaaacaaaaattaaaagtaatcTATAGAAACATGATGGATATCAAATACAAGGGATGGAACAAACACCAGCCAACAACAGGTCAAAAACTGATTCAAAAGAACATTAATCACCCAATTCTACCATTCAGAGAAGCCAGATCAATCACAACTATCAAAGGAAGAGACTTAGCATGGAGATATCTACTCAAGGCACTTCCAAAACACCATGGGGAGAATTGCCACTCATGTAAAGAAGAAGAATCGTCTATGCACATCTTCTTCGAATGCAAATCAATAAAACAGAATATCGACTCAATCTATCAAAAGGTCTGTAAAGACTCCAACAACACTTACCACGGTCCATGGAGCGAAAAAGTTCTCGGAAAACTACTCACACCATTCTCATCAAATCTGATAGGAGCCATTATGGAATCGATATGGTACAgaagaaatcaaataaaattcaacGATAACACTACAATAATAACAGAGACCCAAATAAttcataaaatcaaaaaagcgAGAGATGCCGAATGGGATAGAACAAGAAAGATAGTAGAAAAACAACTACGTCAAGAACTAAGATGCACTGATAACCGAGAGTCAATCAATCGGACCGCATCAATAAAAAGAAGACTCGAAAAATTCAGCCACAACTGGAACTCGAAACTCATGCCCATAAACATCCCGGAACACTTCATACCATACTGCTCATATAACACCAACTactcataa
- a CDS encoding hypothetical protein (Group-specific antigen), with protein sequence MAKTYALSQLTFHTYINTTPQHNSIENNIVKFVFNTKSKNSLSLQRRQNNYINGGLNLWNLKTRELAQKAWLFERYLHQRVSNTPSSYIKLWEEELKNNNNNKTTTKQKQLQLHWQCKQAWTQLKTPQNKQTHYEHLPKLKKIYEDMMTTQSPEHNKFIPTPGQKEIMTKINSKHLPFKEIKKIINMKGRDLLWRYTLKALPKIYNMPCQQCGEDETSEHIFFNCKAHIKNTQEIFNYTLTKCGHTTHTWNVKILNHLQIALVANLIAIIFEKIWHKRNKLIHDEKEIIIHRQQVIRELIKTQRAAWDRTQAVINKTLRIKSKQRPEEQNKLDSLISLKLLQFSRQWNSPLHAIELPKHLKKYNNSLSTFYK encoded by the coding sequence ATGGCAAAAACATATGCACTATCTCAGTTAACGTTCCACACTTACATCAACACCACACCACAACACAATAGTATTGAAAATAACATCGTAAAATTTGTTTTCAACACAAAATCTAAAAACTCTCTTTCACTACAAAGAAGACAAAACAACTATATCAATGGTGGCCTAAACTTATGGAACCTGAAGACAAGAGAACTAGCACAGAAAGCATGGCTATTCGAAAGATACCTCCACCAAAGAGTAAGTAACACTCCTAGTTCATATATAAAACTGTGGGAAGAGGAactcaaaaacaacaacaacaacaaaacaacaacaaaacaaaagcaactacaactacactGGCAATGCAAGCAAGCATGGACCCAATTAAAAACTCCacaaaataaacaaacacATTACGAACACCtcccaaaattaaaaaaaatatacgaGGATATGATGACAACTCAATCTCCTGAACACAACAAATTCATACCAACTCCTGgccaaaaagaaataatgacCAAAATTAATAGCAAACACCTTccatttaaagaaatcaaaaaaataataaacatgaAAGGTAGAGATCTATTATGGAGATACACACTGAAAGCACTACCAAAAATATACAACATGCCATGCCAACAGTGTGGGGAAGATGAGACTTCAGAACATATATTCTTCAACTGCAAAGCCCACATCAAAAACACACAAGAAATCTTCAACTACACCCTAACTAAGTGTGGACACACCACTCACACCTGGAATGTGAAGATTTTAAACCATCTACAAATTGCACTAGTAGCCAATTTAATAGCTATTATATTCGAAAAAATCTGGCACAAAAGAAATAAACTCATTCacgatgaaaaagaaataataattcacagACAACAAGTCATACGTGAACTAATTAAAACACAAAGAGCTGCATGGGACAGGACACAAGCGGTTATAAACAAAACATTAAGAATCAAATCAAAGCAACGGCCAGaagaacaaaataaattagactCACTAATCTCGCTAAAGCTATTACAATTTAGCAGACAATGGAACTCACCTCTTCATGCAATAGAACTTCCTAAACAtctcaaaaaatacaataattcaCTCAGTActttctataaataa